The following are from one region of the Dreissena polymorpha isolate Duluth1 chromosome 2, UMN_Dpol_1.0, whole genome shotgun sequence genome:
- the LOC127869849 gene encoding uncharacterized PE-PGRS family protein PE_PGRS54-like encodes MVILVMTVLMVVVVAVMVLMRVVMRVVMVIVVMMMMVILSVMLVVVVVMVLIVLMLVIVVMGGDDDDNGDSGDDCVDGGSCGGDGADEGCDEGGDGDSGDDDDGDFVGDVGCGGGDGADRADAGDRGYCDEGGNGGDDGGYDGVGDSDGDGDDDGDNGDGWDDDDDDDDWDSGDDGGGDGADGDGGDSGDGGGDVADRADAGDRGYGDEGGDGGCDEGGDGDSGDDDGGDFVGDVGCGGGGDGADAGDRGYGDEGGDGVVVVVMAMRMVIMVVMMIVVMMVMVGMMMIGILGMMVVVMVYGDDDDGGGVCDGADDVDGDHGDDGVDGDNGVDDVGDDDGGDDGDSFGDDDGYDDGGVEGGDVGDGGNDVDNGHSGDNGVDGGSGGGDCANGDDAGDRGYGDVGDDGGDGDDCVSCDVGGGGDDGSDDGDDGCDGEGGDEGGDGDSGDYDDDGNSVGDGGCGDVGDDAGDRGYGDEGGDGDEGDDGGDDDDNGDSGDDGVDGGRCGGDGADEGCDEGGDGDSGDVDDGDFVGDVGCGGGDGADRADAGDRGYGD; translated from the exons atggtgattcTGGTGATGACGGTGTTGATGGTGGTAGTTGTGGCGGTGATGGTGCTGATGAGGGTTGTGATGAGGGTGGTGATGGTgatagtggtgatgatgatgatggtgattttgTCGGTGAtgttggttgtggtggtggtgatggtgctgATCGTGCTGATGCTGGTGATCGTGGTTATG ggtggtgatgatgatgataatggtgattcTGGTGATGACTGTGTTGATGGTGGTagttgtggtggtgatggtgctGATGAGGGTTGTGATGAGGGTGGTGATGGTgatagtggtgatgatgatgatggtgattttgTCGGTGAtgttggttgtggtggtggtgatggtgctgATCGTGCTGATGCTGGTGATCGTGGTTATTGTGATGAgggtggtaatggtggtgatgatggtggttatgatggtgttggtgatagTGAtggtgatggcgatgatgatggtgataatggtgATGgttgggatgatgatgatgatgatgatgattgggaTTCTGgggatgatggtggtggtgatggtgctgATGGTGACggtggtgatagtggtgatggtggtggtgatgttgcTGATCGTGCTGATGCTGGTGATCGTGGTTATGGTGATGagggtggtgatggtg GTTGTGATGAAGGTGGTGATGGTgatagtggtgatgatgatggtggtgatttTGTCGGTGAtgttggttgtggtggtggtggtgatggtgctgATGCTGGTGATCGTGGTTATGGTGATGagggtggtgatggtg tggtagtggtggtgatggcgATGAGGATGGTgataatggtggtgatgatgattgtggtgatgatggtgatggttggGATGATGATGATTGGGATTCTGgggatgatggtggtggtgatggt TTATGGCGATGATGATGACGGTGGTGGTGTTTGTGATGGcgctgatgatgttgatggtgatcatggtgatgatggtgttgatggtgATAATGGTgttgatgatgttggtgatgacgatggtggtgatgatggtgatagtTTTGGTGATGATGACGGTTATGATGACGGCGGTGTTGAAGGTGGTGATGTTGGCGATGGTGGTAATGATGTTGATAATGGTCATTCTGGTGAtaatggtgttgatggtggtagtggtggtggcgATTGTGCTAATGGGGATGATGCTGGTGATCGTGGTTATggtgatgttggtgatgatggtggtgatggtgatgattgtgTTAGttgtgatgttggtggtggtggtgatgatggtagtGATGATGGGGATGATGGTTGTGATGGTGAGGGTGGTGATGAGGGTGGTGATGGTGAtagtggtgattatgatgatgatggtaattcTGTcggtgatggtggttgtggtgatgttggtgatgatgCTGGTGATCGTGGTTATGGTGATGAGGGTGGTGATG GTGATGagggtgatgatggtggtgatgatgatgataatggtgattcTGGTGATGACGGTGTTGATGGTGGTCGTTGTGGCGGTGATGGTGCTGATGAGGGTTGTGATGAGGGTGGTGATGGTGATAgtggtgatgttgatgatggtgatttTGTCGGTGAtgttggttgtggtggtggtgatggtgctgATCGTGCTGATGCTGGTGATCGTGGTTATGGTGATTAG
- the LOC127869850 gene encoding uncharacterized protein LOC127869850 yields the protein PSSSPSTQSPPTPPPSPLSPPISTITTITTTTTNITDKITIIIITTITITTFITTSSAPSPPQLPPSTPSSPEAPLSSSSRTSPPSSPLSQSPQSSSPPLSSSPSPPLPLSPTSSKPPSPP from the exons ccatcatcatcaccatcgacacaatcaccaccaacaccaccaccatcaccactatcaccacc CATcagcaccatcaccaccatcaccaccaccacaaccaacaTCACCGAcaaaatcaccatcatcatcatcaccactatcACCATCACCACCTTCATCACAACCTCATCagcaccatcaccaccacaactACCACCATCAACACCGTCATCACCAGAagcaccattatcatcatcatcacgaaCATCACCACCCTCATCACCGTTATCACAATCA ccacaatcatcatcaccaccattatcatcatcgccatcaccaccactaccactatcaccaacatcatcaaaACCACCATCACCACCCTAA
- the LOC127869851 gene encoding uncharacterized protein LOC127869851 has protein sequence MAMMMMVVVFVMALMMLVVIMVMMVLMVIMVLMIFGDDDGYDDGGVEGGDVGDGGNDVDNGHSGDDGVDGGSGGGDCANGDDAGDCGYGDVGDDGGDGDDCVSCDVGGGGDDGSDDGDDGCDGEGGDEGGDGDSGDDDSGDYDDDGNSVGDGGCGDVGDDAGDRGYGDEGGDGI, from the exons atggcgatgatgatgatggtggtggtgtttgTGATGgcgctgatgatgttggtggtgatcatggtgatgatggtgttgatggtgATAATGGTgttgatgat tTTTGGTGATGATGACGGTTATGATGACGGCGGTGTTGAAGGTGGTGATGTTGGCGATGGTGGTAATGATGTTGATAATGGTCATTctggtgatgatggtgttgatggtggtagtggtggtggcgATTGTGCTAATGGGGATGATGCTGGTGATTGTGGTTATggtgatgttggtgatgatggtggtgatggtgatgattgtgTTAGttgtgatgttggtggtggtggtgatgatggtagtGATGATGGGGATGATGGTTGTGATGGTGAGGGTGGTGATGAGGGTGGTGATGGTgatagtggtgatgatgatagtggtgattatgatgatgatggtaattcTGTcggtgatggtggttgtggtgatgttggtgatgatgCTGGTGATCGTGGTTATGGTGATGAGGGTGGTGATGGTATATAG